The sequence TATTTTGGAATTATGCAGGGAATAAGCTCTTCTTCTCTTAAAAAACAGGTCTTCGATCTCATGTAATGTTTTGTTTTGCAGAACGGGACGGCTATCAATGATCAATGGGAGTCGCTCTTTCCAAGATTCCCAAGATAGATCAAGGAAGTAAACGATACATTTAGACAAACAAGCCTTTCTCACTTCCTCTTGCAAATAAGCGCCTCCACCCAAGGAAATGATCTTCAACGTTTGGTGATTGCAAATATTGACGATGAATTCCTTTTCTACTCGACGAAATTCTGCTTCGCCCACTTTCTTGAAAATTTCTGTTATCGGCATCCCATAAATTTTTTCTATTTCTTTATCGATATCAATAAAGTCACGATAAAGTTTTTTAGCCACAAGCTGGCCGACCGTTGTTTTGCCGACGCCCATAAACCCTATTAATACGATATTTTTCTCACGAATAGGGATTTCCGATACTTCTGACATATGAAACTCACTCTCTTCTCAAAAACACATATTTGTGCTTAGCATAGCAGGTTAAAATATCTAGATCAATGGTGAAGTGAAAGTGAAAATAGAGCCAGAATAAAAGTGGGTATGGTTGTGCAGCAAAAAACCCCACCTCCGATTCGTAGCAACAGCTAGAGTGGTTCGACGGGAAATTCGGACCCGCTACCCAAAAAAAGGGCGGCCTTTACCCGCCGACCCGTGCATCGAAACAGGATCGGGTGAAAAAAGGCCGCATGTTTGTAGAAACGAACGTTCAATCCGCCAGCCAGTTGGTGTGGAAAACGCCCTCTTTGTCGATCCGTTGGTACGTATGGGCGCCGAAGTAATCCCGTTGGGCTTGCAAGAGGTTGGCCGGCAGGCGCTCCATACGGTAGCTGTCGAAATAAGCCAACGCGGCGGAAAATGCCGGTGTCGGAATGCCCGACTGAACCGCGAGGGTGACGACTTGACGCCATGCATCTTGATAGCGCTCCACGACATTCCGGAAATACGGATCGAGGAGGAGGTTGGCCAAGTTAGGGTCGCGTTCGTACGCTTCCGTGATGTTTTGCAGGAAGCGAGCACGGATGATGCAGCCACCGCGGAAGATCTTGGCGATCGCGCCGTAGTCCAGGTTCCATCCATAGGCTTCCGAAGCCGCGCGCATCTGGGCGAAACCTTGGGCATAGGAGCAGATTTTGCTGGCATAGAGCGCCTGGCGAATCCGCTCGATCCATTCTTCCTTGTTGTCGACCGCAACCGGTTTCGGCCCGCGCAACAGTTGGGCGGCTCGTGTCCGTTCCACTTTCATCGCCGAGAGGAAGCGGGAGAAGACCGACTGGGTGATGATGGACAGCGGAACACCCAGATCCAGCGCGCTTTGGCTGGTCCATTTGCCGGTTCCCTTCTGACCGGCTGTATCCAGGATCACGTCGACCAGCGATTGGCCGGTTTCCGGGTCCACTTTGGTGAAAATATCCGCCGTGATTTCGATCAGGTAGCTGTCCAGCTCGCCCTTGTTCCACTCGGCAAATACGCGATGCAACTCCTCGTTGCTGAGGCCAAGCACGTCCTTCATGAGGTGGTAGGCTTCGGCGATTAGTTGCATGTCACCGTATTCGATGCCATTGTGCACCATTTTCACATAGTGACCGGCACCGTCCGGACCGATGTAGGTGGTACAGGGTTCCCCGTTTACCTTGGCCGCGATGGCGGTCAGGATCGGTTCCACTTGGGCAAAGGCCTCACGGTCACCGCCTGGCATGATGGCGGGGCCTTTCAGTGCTCCCTCTTCCCCACCGGAAATACCCGCACCGATAAAATGGAGGCCGCGGGCTGACAGCTCCCGACTGCGGCGGATCGTGTGTTGGAAATAGGCGTTGCCGCCGTCGATGACGATGTCCCC comes from Polycladomyces subterraneus and encodes:
- a CDS encoding shikimate kinase, whose translation is MSEVSEIPIREKNIVLIGFMGVGKTTVGQLVAKKLYRDFIDIDKEIEKIYGMPITEIFKKVGEAEFRRVEKEFIVNICNHQTLKIISLGGGAYLQEEVRKACLSKCIVYFLDLSWESWKERLPLIIDSRPVLQNKTLHEIEDLFFKRRRAYSLHNSKISTNNMDAETIANNIVESIKFAWDIYQPQGE
- the gndA gene encoding NADP-dependent phosphogluconate dehydrogenase; translation: MSQAQIGVIGLAVMGKNLALNIESKGFSVTVYNRSPEKTEQLLKEAAGKRLSGAFSLEEFVGMLERPRKIILMVKAGEPTDRTLEQLVPLLEKGDIVIDGGNAYFQHTIRRSRELSARGLHFIGAGISGGEEGALKGPAIMPGGDREAFAQVEPILTAIAAKVNGEPCTTYIGPDGAGHYVKMVHNGIEYGDMQLIAEAYHLMKDVLGLSNEELHRVFAEWNKGELDSYLIEITADIFTKVDPETGQSLVDVILDTAGQKGTGKWTSQSALDLGVPLSIITQSVFSRFLSAMKVERTRAAQLLRGPKPVAVDNKEEWIERIRQALYASKICSYAQGFAQMRAASEAYGWNLDYGAIAKIFRGGCIIRARFLQNITEAYERDPNLANLLLDPYFRNVVERYQDAWRQVVTLAVQSGIPTPAFSAALAYFDSYRMERLPANLLQAQRDYFGAHTYQRIDKEGVFHTNWLAD